A single genomic interval of Streptomyces sp. NBC_00663 harbors:
- a CDS encoding extracellular solute-binding protein gives MWGSAVRRGRTGTIAVVSALGMTAVLGGCGLGDDSGDVTLRLVAADYGNSKANSSQKYWDALVADYEADHPGVEVDVSVYSWNDVDREVKDMVADGNAPDMAQIGAYADYAADGLLYSAGELLSISTEADFVSRLASAGEVDSTQYGMPFAASTRLLFYNKTLFAKAGLTPPKTWAELAADAAALKAAGVKYPYALPLGSEEAQAETMQWLLSGGGGYTEDIGTYGIDSAANVDTLTWLRDDLVGKGLTGPVAPGKLNRADAFAAFADGEVGMLNGHPTLMKTAAAKGVKFGMVPMPGVDGPTKYSMGVADWMTAFKQNGHAEQIGDFLDFVYDEKNVLAFSREYDLLPVTLSASEVMSTAKEDKHLEPFLAELPGSELYPVGKTSWADVSAAVKQRIGEAVTAGGSPSEVLAGIQSKAQMAESAE, from the coding sequence ATGTGGGGCTCGGCAGTGCGGCGGGGTAGGACAGGAACGATCGCGGTGGTGTCCGCGCTGGGCATGACGGCGGTTCTCGGCGGCTGCGGCCTCGGCGACGACTCGGGGGACGTGACCCTGCGACTGGTCGCCGCGGACTACGGGAACAGCAAGGCGAACAGCTCCCAGAAGTACTGGGACGCGCTGGTGGCGGACTACGAGGCCGATCACCCCGGCGTCGAGGTCGACGTCAGCGTCTACTCCTGGAACGACGTCGACCGCGAGGTCAAGGACATGGTCGCGGACGGGAACGCGCCCGACATGGCGCAGATCGGCGCGTACGCCGACTACGCGGCCGACGGCCTGCTCTACTCCGCCGGCGAACTGCTCTCCATCTCCACCGAGGCCGACTTCGTCTCGCGGCTCGCCTCGGCGGGGGAGGTCGACTCGACGCAGTACGGCATGCCGTTCGCGGCCTCCACCCGGCTGCTCTTCTACAACAAGACCCTCTTCGCCAAGGCCGGGCTGACCCCGCCGAAGACCTGGGCGGAGCTCGCCGCGGACGCCGCCGCGCTGAAGGCGGCGGGCGTGAAGTACCCGTACGCCCTGCCCCTCGGCTCCGAGGAGGCGCAGGCCGAGACCATGCAGTGGCTGCTCAGCGGCGGGGGCGGCTACACCGAGGACATCGGCACCTACGGCATCGACTCGGCGGCGAACGTCGACACCCTGACCTGGCTCAGGGACGACCTCGTCGGCAAGGGGCTGACCGGGCCGGTCGCGCCGGGGAAGCTGAACCGGGCCGACGCGTTCGCCGCGTTCGCGGACGGCGAGGTCGGGATGCTGAACGGGCATCCCACGCTGATGAAGACCGCCGCGGCCAAGGGCGTGAAGTTCGGCATGGTCCCGATGCCCGGCGTCGACGGTCCGACCAAGTACTCCATGGGCGTCGCCGACTGGATGACGGCGTTCAAGCAGAACGGGCACGCCGAGCAGATCGGGGACTTCCTCGACTTCGTCTACGACGAGAAGAACGTGCTCGCCTTCTCCCGTGAGTACGACCTGCTGCCGGTCACCCTGTCGGCCTCCGAGGTCATGAGCACGGCGAAGGAGGACAAGCATCTGGAGCCCTTCCTGGCGGAACTCCCCGGCTCCGAGCTCTACCCCGTCGGCAAGACGTCCTGGGCGGACGTCAGCGCGGCCGTCAAGCAGCGGATCGGCGAGGCGGTGACGGCCGGGGGCAGTCCGTCGGAGGTCCTGGCCGGCATCCAGTCGAAGGCGCAGATGGCGGAGAGCGCGGAGTAG
- a CDS encoding DUF3263 domain-containing protein produces the protein MNDLAPREQAILALERRGFTGPGAKERAIREELGLAPVRYYQLLNALLDDPRALAHDPVTVNRLRRVRDARRSER, from the coding sequence ATGAACGACCTGGCCCCCCGAGAACAGGCCATCCTCGCCCTCGAACGCCGCGGCTTCACCGGCCCCGGCGCGAAGGAGCGTGCGATACGCGAGGAACTGGGCCTGGCCCCGGTCCGCTACTACCAGCTCCTCAACGCGCTGCTGGACGACCCACGCGCCCTGGCCCACGACCCGGTCACGGTGAACCGCCTGCGCAGGGTGCGCGACGCACGCAGGTCGGAGAGGTGA